In the Arachis ipaensis cultivar K30076 chromosome B10, Araip1.1, whole genome shotgun sequence genome, one interval contains:
- the LOC107622056 gene encoding transcription factor RADIALIS-like translates to MASMSASGSWSAKDNKAFERALAVYDKDTPDRWNNVANAVGGGKTPDDVKTHYELLLRDIKFIESGQVPFPYHKNLNPTSQQEDDNNRLKNLKLN, encoded by the exons ATGGCATCAATGTCGGCCTCAGGTTCATGGAGTGCCAAGGACAACAAGGCCTTTGAGAGGGCACTGGCTGTCTATGACAAGGACACTCCTGACCGTTGGAATAACGTCGCCAACGCTGTTGGCGGCGGCAAGACCCCCGACGACGTCAAGACCCACTATGAGCTTCTTCTTCGAGATATTAAGTTCATTGAATCTGGCCAAGTTCCATTTCCATACCACAAAAATCTTAATCCAACCTCTCAACAAGAAGATGACAACAATAG GCTTAAGAATCTAAAGCTAAATTAA
- the LOC107623518 gene encoding putative SWI/SNF-related matrix-associated actin-dependent regulator of chromatin subfamily A member 3-like 1 — MDLGDETDISQPYTQEDGDPHLIGFINANIVGLRYYSGIVNGREMVALLREPLNPYDPNAIKVLNTRSIQVGHIDRTVAAALSPLIDSELITVEAIVPNRRSKTNSFRLLCQIHIFAPLPSFPTVIELISERGLHLITQNDASFTLSESVAVKETRADSRFKSVDEIFRLVDESLTVKERVSHALEPPESIVRSKLMAHQKEGLWWLLNREKSEELPPFWEVGEGGEFVNVLTNYSTCVKPEPLRGGILADAMGLGKTLTLLSLIALDKDSGQRKGKKRRKIEIGESSATLVVCPPSVFSTWISQLEEHTVPGSLRTCMYYGDKRAKNAEDLMDYDLVLTTYSTLSVEEDDPDSPVKKVVWRRIILDEAHTIKNSNARQSKMVISLNAKRRWAVTGTPIQNGSLDLFSLMAFLHFEPFSIKSYWRSLVQRPLNQGLQSGLSRLQVLMAAISLRRTKDNGLLGVPPKTIETQYVELNSEERELYDRMKEEAMLLMRSFTNGTNNFPVVLSMLLRLRQICTDLALCPTDLATTFRSTNLEDVSNNPELLQKLVEMLQECEDYECPICISPSADIIITSCAHIFCRLCILKSLQSSRSRCPLCRQALSESDLFSAPIEPSKADSTSSSSSSDKKLSSKTSALIKFLKESREQKPTAKSVVFSQFRKLLVLLEAPLKEAGFKTLRIDGSMTVKQRANVIDQFQDTKENGPTVLLASLRASGAGINLTAATTVYFMEPWWNPAVEEQAMDRIHRIGQKEAVKIVRLVVLDSIEEKILLLQEKKRELARETFNKRGSESGGMNYKDLSFLMSIE; from the exons atGGACTTGGGAGATGAAACCGACATCTCTCAACCCTACACCCAAGAGGACGGCGACCCCCACCTCATCGGCTTCATCAACGCCAACATCGTCGGCCTCCGCTACTACTCCGGCATCGTCAACGGCCGCGAAATGGTCGCCCTCCTCCGCGAACCCCTCAACCCTTACGACCCCAACGCCATCAAAGTCCTCAACACCCGCTCCATCCAGGTCGGTCACATCGATCGCACCGTTGCCGCCGCGCTTTCCCCTCTCATCGACTCTGAACTCATCACCGTCGAAGCCATTGTCCCCAACCGCCGCTCCAAGACCAACAGCTTCCGCCTCCTCTGCCAAATCCACATCTTCGCCCCTCTCCCTTCGTTCCCCACTGTCATTGAGCTCATCTCCGAGAGAGGCCTCCACCTCATAACCCAAAACGACGCCTCCTTTACGTTATCGGAGTCCGTTGCCGTTAAAGAAACCCGCGCTGATTCGAGGTTCAAGAGTGTGGACGAGATTTTCAGGCTTGTTGATGAGAGCTTGACGGTCAAGGAGCGTGTGTCTCACGCGCTTGAGCCTCCCGAGAGCATTGTGAGGTCGAAGCTCATGGCGCACCAGAAGGAAGGGCTGTGGTGGCTACTCAACAGAGAGAAAAGCGAGGAGCTTCCACCGTTTTGGGAGGTGGGAGAAGGGGGCGAGTTTGTCAACGTGTTGACCAATTACAGCACGTGCGTTAAGCCAGAGCCTTTGAGGGGAGGGATCCTGGCCGATGCAATGGGGCTCGGGAAGACTCTCACTTTGCTCTCTCTTATTGCCCTTGACAAGGATTCTGGTCAGAGAaagggaaagaagagaagaaagattgAGATTGGGGAGAGCAGTGCAACGCTTGTAGTGTGCCCTCCTTCTGTGTTTTCGACATGGATTTCGCAATTGGAAGAACACACTGTGCCTGGTTCACTGAGGACTTGCATGTATTATGGTGACAAGAGGGCTAAGAATGCTGAGGACCTCATGGATTATGATTTGGTGCTCACTACTTACTCTACACTCTCCGTGGAGGAGGATGACCCCGACTCGCCCGTGAAGAAAGTGGTGTGGAGGAGGATCATATTGGATGAGGCTCACACTATCAAGAATTCAAATGCCCGGCAGAGCAAGATGGTTATTAGTCTCAATGCCAAGAGGAGGTGGGCTGTCACCGGCACACCTATTCAGAATGGCTCCTTGGACTTGTTTTCTCTCATGGCTTTCCTGCATTTTGAGCCCTTCTCCATAAAGAGCTATTGGCGCAGCCTTGTGCAACGGCCTCTTAATCAGGGCCTTCAGAGCGGCCTCTCACGCCTGCAG gttttgaTGGCTGCAATTTCGTTAAGAAGAACAAAAGATAATGGATTGTTAGGGGTGCCACCAAAAACTATTGAGACTCAATATGTTGAACTTAATTCAGAAGAACGTGAATTGTATGATCGGATGAAAGAAGAAGCGATGCTTTTAATGAGGAGTTTTACCAATGGAACTAACAATTTTCCTGTTGTACTAAGTATGCTTTTGCGTCTTCGCCAAATCTGTACTGATTTAGCATTGTGCCCCACTGATCTCGCAACGACATTCCGTTCAACTAATCTTGAAG ATGTTTCGAATAACCCAGAGTTGTTGCAAAAGTTAGTTGAGATGTTGCAAGAATGTGAAGATTACGAGTGCCCAATTTGCATTTCTCCTTCAGCGGACATCATTATCACCAGCTGTGCTCACATCTTCTGCCGACTCTGTATTCTGAAATCTCTACAATCCAGCAGATCCCGTTGTCCTCTTTGCCGTCAAGCTCTATCTGAATCTGACTTGTTCTCAGCCCCAATAGAGCCTTCTAAAGCTGACAGTAcctcttcatcctcatcatcggATAAAAAGTTATCTTCCAAAACATCTGCTTTGATAAAATTTCTCAAAGAATCAAGAGAACAGAAGCCAACAGCAAAATCGGTAGTGTTTTCACAATTTCGCAAGTTGTTAGTGTTATTGGAAGCGCCTTTGAAGGAGGCTGGTTTCAAGACTTTGCGCATTGATGGCTCGATGACAGTTAAACAGAGGGCTAATGTTATTGATCAATTTCAAGACACTAAAGAAAACGGACCGACCGTTCTGCTTGCAAGCCTTAGGGCTTCAGGTGCAGGTATAAATCTCACAGCCGCCACCACGGTGTATTTCATGGAGCCATGGTGGAATCCGGCTGTCGAGGAACAGGCAATGGATCGCATCCATCGTATTGGACAGAAAGAGGCGGTGAAGATTGTTAGATTGGTTGTTCTGGACAGCATTGAGGAAAAGATACTGTTGTTGCAGGAGAAGAAGAGGGAATTAGCAAGAGAAACATTTAACAAGAGGGGAAGTGAATCTGGTGGCATGAACTATAAAGATCTAAGTTTCCTTATGTCCATAGAATGA
- the LOC107621313 gene encoding uncharacterized protein LOC107621313 translates to MSVWYRYVVRLGLEGPGGAGGGGQLRKVWDGRKQERNRDDIKMAQRGRRSELFSSNPQNGAARGDCHKSMRVTVHDYSFFALGEGEATTYLIVYVDDIIIAAPKHEMVDNVKHKLQSIFKLKILGDLKFFLGLELSLSKDGITLSQRKYTLSLLEETGFLGCKPANTPMDANMKLRLDEGDHIPDASSYRRLIGRLKYLTISRPDITFAVVKLAQYMENPRTPHLEAVHHVLRYLKAAPTQGLLFSSKSKFHLSMYTDADWGSCLDTRRSTTGYCTFLGDSLVSWKSKKQDVVSRSSTETEYRALANVACEVLSIISLLKFMHVEVNSAMIFCDNVSAIQTATNPTLHERSKHIEIDCHFVREKVAAMKGPSTLK, encoded by the exons ATGTCGGTGTGGTACAGGTACGTGGTCAGGTTGGGGTTGGAGGGGCCTGGTGGCGCCGGTGGTGGAGGACAATTACGGAAAGTGTGGGATGGCCGAAAGCAGGAAAGGAATCGCGATGACATCAAAATGGCACAGCGAGGGCGGAGATCTGAGCTCTTCTCCTCAAATCCTCAAAATGGTGCAGCGAGGGGAGATTGCCATAAATCGATGAGAGTGACAGT ACATGATTACTCTTTTTTTGCTCTAGGAGAGGGTGAGGCAACTACCTATCTCATTGTGTACGTGGACGACATCATCATTGCTGCTCCCAAACATGAAATGGTGGACAATGTTAAACACAAGCTTCAATCCATCTTCAAGCTTAAAATCTTGGGTGACCTTAAGTTCTTCCTTGGTCTTGAGCTTTCCTTATCAAAAGATGGGATTACTCTGAGTCAACGAAAATATACACTCTCATTGCTAGAGGAGACTGGTTTCTTAGGGTGCAAACCTGCCAATACACCCATGGATGCTAATATGAAACTTAGGCTTGACGAAGGTGATCATATCCCTGATGCTTCGAGCTATCGCAGATTAATTGGTCGCCTCAAGTATCTCACTATATCTCGACCAGACATCACTTTTGCTGTGGTAAAACTGGCTCAATACATGGAAAATCCTCGAACTCCTCATCTCGAAGCTGTGCACCATGTCCTCAGGTATTTGAAGGCAGCACCTACTCAGGGATTACTCTTCTCATCAAAATCCAAATTTCACCTCTCCATGTACACAGACGCTGACTGGGGCAGCTGCCTCGACACACGGAGGTCCACGACCGGCTATTGCACATTCTTGGGAGATTCATTAGTATCATGGAAGAGCAAGAAGCAAGATGTAGTTTCAAGGAGTTCAACGGAGACAGAGTACAGAGCTCTAGCCAACGTTGCCTGTGAAGTTCTGTCCATCATTTCCCTTCTCAAGTTCATGCATGTCGAGGTAAATTCAGCAATGATTTTTTGTGACAACGTCTCTGCCATTCAAACGGCCACCAATCCAACTCTACATGAAAGGTCCAAGCACATTGAAATTGATTGCCACTTCGTTAGAGAAAAAGTGGCAGCAATGAAAGGTCCAAGCACATTGAAATAA